CTATAGGTGCTTGACTACGAATAGGCACCATTGCCAGGCTTTTAACAAATGTTGGTTTATAAGCTTCTATTGGGATTCTACTATCCTGGTAGATATCTTCTATAATTACTGATTGAGCATTTTTCATCACCCAGCCACTAATACATTTTTCCATTGGAAAGCGATTTCCTTTCCATAATGGGCTTATAGCGTTTTCTTCAGCATAATAACAATTGTCACCATCTCGTAAAACAAAGGTTGCTCCATCTGCATTTGTTAGCTCACGTGCGGCTATTCTTACTACTTGCATTATTTCTTCTAAACTTTTCTTTTTAGAAAGCTCTTGTATTACTTTTATTAAATATTTGGTTGCATGTTCAGCTTTTTTTAAAGAATGTTCCATAGCTTTTACAAACCTTTGTATAATTCAGTTTTTACACTATAGTAGTATATTAATAATACTCTATCTAGTTCTAATTTAGCTAGTTTAATTCTTAAGATTTAATACATTAGTTTTTTGTTCATTTGACATATTACAAAAATCAATAAATTACTACTAATTTTTCAAAGTAGGCTCACGTCCAACATACTTAGCACGAGGTCTAATTAGTTGATTAGACTTGTATTGTTCAATCGCATGACCTAACCAACCAACTACACGCCCCATAGCAAATAATGTTATTGCTGTTCCAATAGGTAAATTTAATACTTGGCTAATAGTTGCAAGTCCCATATCTAAATTTGGGGACTCTCCAGTTAAATCAAATACTTCTTTGACTAAAGTTTGTACCAATATAATAGCTTTGCTTTTAGGTGCAAATTCTTCCGCTAACTTAATTAGTAATTTAGATCTTGGATCACCTTGGGGATAAAGCGAATGCCCAAAACCAGGGATTTTTTCACCTCTACGAAGCCGATCTACTAAAATGCTAGTTACATTGTCTAATGATCTGGCTTGTAGTAGTAGTAGTTCTACTTGTTCGCCTTGTCCACCGTGTTTGTACCCTTGCAAGGCTGCTAGTCCGGCTGTCACAACTAAATAAGGGTTTACTCCAGTGGAGGCAACACAACGAGCCGTAAAGGTAGAAGCATTTAATTCATGATCTGCACAAACTATTAATGCTGCATTAATCAACTGAGCAGCTTTTTTATTATTTTCTGCCCAAGATTTTTGTAATGTAGAAGCTAGATTTTTTGCTGGTTCTTTTCCTTGAGTAATAATATTTACCATTAGCCTAAGAATTTGCGCTCCTGTGCTAGCTACTCCAGCCGGACGTAAATCATAAGCTGCTATATCAAACTTTGCTGCTAAAGGTATTAAAACCTGAAAAATTTCTATTAAGGAAAGATTAGCAAATTTTTGATGTATTTCCTGTAAATGCTCTAAATAAACGTTATTGCGCTCTTTAGCAAAAGTAGCAGAAATATCATCTAGCCAAATTAAGCTTGCTACTTCTTCTAAACTATTTTGGGTTGCTAAATCTAAAACATTTATTCCACGATACTATAAATTTCCATCTGAGACTAAACAAATCTCAGATGTCATTACTGGACTTCCCCAGTCCAAAGCCATTTCAGCCGCTTTTGTAGGATCTTGACGCACTTGCTTACGTGTTTTTAATGCCAAAATATCTTCTTGGTTATAGCGGTGTTGATGCGAAGTTTCTGTAGACTCGGAACGAATTAACCCACGACTTACATAAGCATAAAGCGTAGTTACACTAACTCCTAATTCTTTAGCTGCTTCTTTAGCTGTTAAATAAACCTTGTTACTCATAAATAAAATCCTTTTTTTATATATTGATTGATAAATCAATATTGACAATATATTATAAAGCTATCAATATTGCAATCAATATGTATATTCTATCTAGAAAGGAACTTAAAAAAATGGGATTAAATAATATTGATGTAATGCAAACTATTCTAAGTAAAGTAGATGGCCGTCAAGGTAGTTTAATAATTCGAGGCTTACCAATAGAAAAACTAGCTAAAAGCGAAGGTTTAGAAAGTATGGCAGTTAGACTTTGGCAAGACTTTACACCTGAGCAAAATACTGTTGAAACTGTGATTTTAGCTCTAGGTCAAGCACGTAAAAGGGCTTTTGAAATTTTACCAACTATCATAAAAGCAACTTCTCATTTGTCTACTATTGAAGCTTTAAGACTAGCCATTGCTAGCCTCTCAGATGATGAGAAAATTCTACACCACTATTTAGTAACAGGAGCGATTCCAGTTTTTTTAGCTGCAATCACTCGCAATAAACAAGGCTTAAGCTTAATTGCTCCAAATGAAAATTTAACCCAAGCAGAAGACTTTTTAAGGATGTTAAATGGGACTGATAAAGCAAATAAGTTGTTAGCCCAAGCTTTAGACAAGTATTTAGTTACAGTTTGTGAACATGGTATGAATGCTTCAACTTTTACAGCGCGAGTTATTACTTCGACTAGGGCAGGATTAATTTCTGCTGTAATAGGTGCAATTTCAGCACTTAAAGGGCCACTGCATGGAGGTGCGCCGGGCCCCGTGCTAGATATGTTGGATAATATTGGCACAGAGGAAAATATTGACAATTGGATAAACAATGAGCTTTCAAAAGGTAAAAGGCTGATGGGATTTGGTCATCGTATTTATCAAGTTCGTGACCCTCGTGCAGATGTTCTAAAAAAAGTAGTTGCAGAGTTACGGGAAAATGGAAATAGCCGTCTAGATTTTGCTGAAAAAGTCGAAAAACAAGCTCTACAGATTTTAGCGCGTCATAAACCTGAAAAGCCTTTGCACACTAATGTAGAATTTTACACCGCTTTAGTTTTAGAGGCTGTAGGCTTGCAACGTGAGCTATTTACCTCAGTGTTTGCAATGGGGCGGGTAATTGGCTGGATTGCACATATTTTTGAACAAGAAAAAACAGGTCGTTTAATTCGTCCTGAATCTGAATATATAGGCTTAATGCAAGAGCAAGTTGCAAACAAAACTGTAGCTTAAACAAAAAAGTTGCCAAGGTTGAAGTTAGAACCTTGGCAACAATTACACATTATTTGATCTTATCAGTGTTTTCCTGGTTCGATCACTACACCTTTTCTTTGTGCCAAAATATAAGCTTCAATTGCTCGCATTTTAGGATCGTCTGGATGTAATTTAGCCCCTCTAGATGGGTTTTCAATACACCAGTTAATCATATCGCGCAGCAAAGCCACCCGTCTAAGTTGTATTTGAAATTTAGGATAAGTTTCTGGATGGGTATTAGCTGCATGTGGATGACACATTGCGCAAGATACGCCGTTAGTACTACCTAGTAACTTATCATCGTGAAAAATTTGATCACCGTAAGCGATTTCTTTTGCCAATTCTCTTTCCCATGATTTGTAATCACGTGAGGTAAAATCTACTACTTGCTCTTGACCTGTTGTAGAAGCTTTATTCTCTTGAGTTGTGGTTTTAGCTTCTGTACGAGCATTTAATGACTCTTTTAGCCAAGCTTCTGCTACTTCTTTAGGCTGTTTTGCTAACCACTGAGCCATTAATTGATTAGAAACTGTTTGAGCTTTTTCTGGATCAAGTCGCTCGTTTGGGCCTACACCTTTTACTTCTAAATTTGTTTCACCATCACAAAGTTGCACGACCAAACTTTGACCATCGGTTTTGGCGGGAGCATGTTTTGGAAGTTGCACAGGCTCTTGAGCTTCAACTTTATGACTTTGATATAAAACAACACTAGCGAAAACACAAATAATAATTAGCTTTATTAACTGTACTTTATTCATCCTATGCTCCTTCATTTAGTAAGATGGCAAAGAGGTTTTTGCGGGTAAATCTTCTTGACCATTGGAATCTAGGTATTTAGCTGTAACTGACATTGGGTTACGATTCCATAAATCATAACGTTTATTTACTCGCCCATTGCCAAGTACATCAATAATTCCATCTCCTAAACCTTCGGTTTGGTTAAAAGGATCAGGACGATTCATTTGCATTGTTAATTTTGGTAAACCTTGTGGTGCATAGGGCCAAGGCCAAGCCGTTGACAACATTCCATGAAAATGAATATTTCCAATCCGGTTTGTTAGCACCTGGTGAGTATGTCCATGAACTACTGTCACAGTTTGAAAAGGTTGTAGCAATGCTTGGATCTCATCAGCGTCATCTGTCCAGAAATTCCAAGGACGATAAAGTTTATAAAGCGGAGAGTGTGAAAATACAACAATTGGGGTTGTTTTTGGAATATTGGCTAAATCACGTGCTAGCCATTCGCGCTCTTCTACACCAACTTCAAAAGCACTTTGTCTACCATCATCTAAACCAGAAACAATTTGCATTCTTTGCATAGGAGAAAGGTTTTTAGCCGTCCAAAAATCCTTCTCGTTAACACTCATCAAGGTAATAAAATGCACGCCCTTATGATCAAATGAGTAATAATGTTTACCAAAAAGCTCTTTCCATAAATCACCCATATCTAAAAACCAGTCATGCTCACCTACCATCATTTTAAGAGGAGCTTTGACTTGTTTAAGAATTTGCGCACCAAGTTTTAATTCGCCTGGTTGACCAAGTTGGGCAAGATCTCCGCCATAAAGTACAAAATCAGGCTGTGGATCAAGCGCATTTATGTCAGCTACAGCACGCTCTAATTGACGAACAAAACGTTCATTTAGCGTTTTTTCATAAAGATGTGAGTCAGAAATGTAAGCAAAGGTAAAGGCTTGTTGTTTGCTATCTGGTGTAGCAGCATTAACAACATCTACTAGCTGAAATGAGTGTGGCACAAAAGATTGTGTAGCAGCAAATCCAGCAGCCATAGCAGACATTTTTAAGAACTTACGGCGGCCTTCCCAAGTGCTACCAGTTTGATATAGCTCTTTAAGCCAATTTTCACGCTCTTTTAAGTATTCTTGAAGACGTTTTTCCCATTTTAATGGAATCATAAAATTTTTCCTTTCTTATTGTGGAAATGGCGCACGGGTTTGCGGCTTTATGCTTTGGACTTTGCGACGGGTATCATCGCTAGTAAAGGTTTTTAATAGTTCTACCAGATCCTCCATTTCTGGATCTGAAAGCTTTAATGGACGCATTCCACCATCAAGATTTGGGTTAATTTCTCCACCTTTGTTGTAGAAAATTATTACATCCAACAAGGTTTTTTCCGAACCATTGTGCATATAAGGTGCTGTTAATTCGATGTCTCGAAGCATAGATGTCTTAAATGATCCAATATCTCTTGGTTGTTTGGTTACTAAATAACGTCCAAGCTCAGAAAAGCCGGGCGAAAGTGCCATTTCATCTATTAATTGTTCTGCACGTTTAGGATCAGCATCTAGCACTTGGCGGGCGCGGCGTGCTAGTTTAGGAAAATCTTGATCCTTAGCTGCTACACCAATGTTATGAAACTTAAAGTCACTAAAAAACGGGGAAGAAGCATTAAAAGTATGGCAACTTATACAGCGAGCCTTTCCATTAAATAATTCCCAACCCCGTTTGGCTGCTTCAGAAATAGCTTTTTGGTCTCCAGCTATAAAACGGTCAAAGGGCGAGTTTCCTGATAATTGCGTCCGTTCAAATGCTGCAATTGCTTTAGCAATAGTATCAATGGTAATTCCATCTTTGCCAAACACGCTAGCAAAGTCTTTTTGATATTCAGCAATTTCACTTACTCGTTTTACTACTGCTTTATGATCAGGCATTCCCATTTCAATTGGGTTAATTAATGGCAATTTAGCTTGTTCTTCAAGTGTTGGAGCGCGTCCATCCCAAAATTGCAGTTCATTAAACATTGAATTTAATACAGTAGGAGAATTACGCGCACCTTTTTTATTTTGAATACCTACGCCTACAGCATTGATGTCTGCTAGTGCTGTGGCAGGGTCGTGGCAAGTTGCACAACTAACGGTTTGGTCAATAGAAAGCCGTTTATCAAAATAAAGTTTTTCACCTAGAGCAATTTTGCTTGGAGTCATTGGATTATCTGCTGGAATTAATTCATTCCAAAGATCTGTTGGTAGTCCAAAAGGTATTTGTGTTTGAAAACCTTGTGGAGATGCGGCAGCGGCTACTTTACTTTCATTACTTATAGAAATAAAAGAAGCCATCATTGCTATTGCAATAAAGAAGGTTATTGCAATTAATTTTGTTACTAGAAATTTTGTTTTAGCAACATTAAAATTTGATTTTTCTATTTTCATTTTCCCTTTCCTCAACATATAAATAGACCAAAAATCTTTTGATAGTTAGTCTATTAGAAAAAGATTAAATAAATGTTAGGGTTGTAACGAAAAGGCTTTGATTTGATTGTTTTCATAAAGGGAAACACACGAACAAAACTTTTATTCCATAAAAATTATAATTATTCTAAAAAAAATTATAATAATTTCCGGTTTTGGGATTTTAGGAAAACTTTTCTTTTCCTGCTTGGTTGAAATTCTAAAGTTGTCCTATACTTTTCACTGTTTTTCTAAACCTACAAAAATTATATTCCAATAAAATTTTAGTTTACTTAAATTTATGAAAAAAACATTACTTATACTTGCTATTTTATTTGTATTTAGTCAAAACTCTTATGCACAACAAAATTTAGACCAACTAATAAATCAAGAATTACCAACATTAGTAACGACTTATAAGAATTTGCATGCTAGCCCAGAACTTTCTCATAAAGAGGAAAAAACTTCTTCTTTTATTGCTTCAGAGCTAAAAAAACTTGGTTATGAAGTAACCGAGCGTGTAGGTAAATATGATCAAGCAGGTTTAACTAGTTATGGAATTGTCGCGCTGCTAAAAAATGGTAATGGGCCAAAAGTCTTAATTCGTACCGACATGGACGGTTTGCCAATAGATGAAAAAACAAACCTGCCTTATGCAAGTAAAGTAAAAACAAAAAATGATGTGGGTGAAGAAGTTGCAGTAATGCATGGATGCGGTCATGACATTCATATGACTACATTTTTAGGCACAGCTAAAATGTTAGCAACACTAAAAAATCAGTGGAAAGGTACAGTAATTTTAATTGGTCAGCCTGCTGAAGAACGGGGAACAGGTGCAAAAGCAATGCTTAAGGATGAGCTTTATACAAAATTTCCTAAACCTGATTATGTTTTAGCTCTTCATGACAATGCTAATTTAGCAGCAGGAAAAGTTGGTTATTGTGAAGGCTACGCGCTAGCAAATGTAAATAGTGTAAATATTACTGTTCGTGGAGTTGGTGGACATGGTGCTTATCCACAAACTACAAAAGATCCTATTGTAATTGCTTCACAAATAGTTTTAGCTCTACAAACCATTGTTAGCCGGGAAAATTCGCCTCTTGACCCAGCCGTTGTAACTGTAGGCTCAATTAGTGGTGGTACAAAACATAATATCATTCCAGATGAAGTAAAGTTGCAACTAACGGTTAGGACTTATAAAGAGGAAGTTAGACAAAAAGTTTTAAGTGCAATTGAACGAATTAGCCAAGGAATTGCTATAGCAGCAGGACTTCCTAAAGACAGACTTCCAATTGTTGAAGTAGTAGAAACCGAATTTACACCAGCAACTTATAATAATCCTGTTTTAACTAAGCGAATAGTAGGAGTTTTTGAGCAAACATTAGGAAAAGAAAATGTTGTTGCAACAGATCCCGTTATGGGAGGAGAAGATTTTGGACGTTTTAGCTTAAATCAAGAAATACCCGGCTTTATTTTTTGGTTAGGGGCAGTTGATCCTGTATTGATAGAAAAAAGCCAAAAGCAATCAACTCCTTTGCCTTCACTACATTCTAGTCAATTTGCACCACTGGCTGAACCCACGATTTTTACAGGGGTTAAAGCTATGACTTCGGCAGCACTAGAATTGTTAAAATAATTTAATAATACATGGAATTAGCTTTGTAACTTATTGAAAATAAAAGAATATTTTATTTCTTTACCCCTGTAGGGGCTACTGTATATAGACCGGCTCTTTAGGGCTGGGCTAATTTAATATCTAGTTTTATAAGGCCATTGTAGTGTTAGATTAGCTGTATTACCTGATTTAATAACAGAAGAAAAATTTAACACTACTCGAAAGCCTAAAAAATCATTATTGCCATTAGGCCAACTTCCTGCCCTGGCTGCTGAACGACAAAGATTGCTTTGTGAATACCAAGAACCACCACGCATAACTTTACGGTTATCAACAGCATCTGTTTCCCAAGCACTACCATCTGTTGGCGCGCCAAGGTAGTTATCATGCCAGGCATCTTGGCACCATTCCCAAACATTTCCATGCATATCATAAAGCCCAAAATTATTTGCAACACCAAGACTTCCTACAGGAAGTGTTTCATTACGGTTAACACCTCTTGGGCCGCTGCCATAACGAAATAAACCATTATAATTTGCTAGGTCTGTAGTAATGGTTTCACCAAAATGAAAAGCTGTTGTAGTACCAGCCCTTGCAGCATATTCCCATTGTGCTTCACTTGGCAGCGAGTAAGAACGGCCAGTTTGTTGAGAAAGCCTTAAGCAAAATTCTTGACAGTCTTCCCAAGAAACATTTTCTACAGGTCGGCTTTCATCCTTAAAATTAGATGGATCTGGGTTTAGTGGACGGCTAATTGTTGGCAATAGTGAAACAGCATACCATTGTGCTTGAGTAATTGAATATTTACTAATAAAAAATGGATGCAGTTTTACTAAATGTTGAGGATCTTCATCTTTTGAGCGTTTAAGTTCAACTTCAGGTGAACCCATTAAAAAAGAGCCTTCAGGAATCCAAACCATTTCTAAAATTATATCATTAGGTAATTCCTGGATAAAACTTTGGCTTTGCACGCAACGACGGTTCATTATTTGGCCCGTTGCATCAACTGTAACTAACTCAGTATCAAAATATTCAAGGTCTACTTTAACATCTATTCCAAGTTTAACTTCTGTTGGGACTGTTTTTGCTCCAGTTATTGCTACACCAGCCTGTATTTTTGCAGTTTCAGCTTCAGCCTCAGCTTCAGCTTCAGTAATATTATTTACTTGTGGGTCTAAAGGATTAGTAGAAAAAGTAGCTGCTGTTAATTCTTGAATAAAATCTAAACAAGTAGCGGGGCGCAGACTACGATCTTTTGACATTGCTTTGGCTAGAACTTCACTAAAAACAGAAGATACATTGCTTTTTTCTTCATGTAGAAGTGGTGCGGGTGAAAAAAGATGTTGAGACGCTATTTCATGGAGTGAATCGCCTTCAAAA
The sequence above is drawn from the Blastocatellia bacterium genome and encodes:
- a CDS encoding cytochrome-c peroxidase — encoded protein: MMASFISISNESKVAAAASPQGFQTQIPFGLPTDLWNELIPADNPMTPSKIALGEKLYFDKRLSIDQTVSCATCHDPATALADINAVGVGIQNKKGARNSPTVLNSMFNELQFWDGRAPTLEEQAKLPLINPIEMGMPDHKAVVKRVSEIAEYQKDFASVFGKDGITIDTIAKAIAAFERTQLSGNSPFDRFIAGDQKAISEAAKRGWELFNGKARCISCHTFNASSPFFSDFKFHNIGVAAKDQDFPKLARRARQVLDADPKRAEQLIDEMALSPGFSELGRYLVTKQPRDIGSFKTSMLRDIELTAPYMHNGSEKTLLDVIIFYNKGGEINPNLDGGMRPLKLSDPEMEDLVELLKTFTSDDTRRKVQSIKPQTRAPFPQ
- a CDS encoding SUMF1/EgtB/PvdO family nonheme iron enzyme, producing the protein MKICPVCQKQFEESLNFCPVDGEVLDIDKSSLIGTVLDGQYQIDALLGEGGMGTVYRARHILLGDNVAIKILSGNFNNDPESLRRFLREGQTARRFRHPNVVSVHDLRTMPDGTAYMVMEHILGQTLKEVLEEQGPFSVKEALETINPIADALNSAHALGIVHRDLKPENIMFGKTNDGQAVIKLLDLGIAKVFNDRITAATRNDQILGTPGYMSPEQWGSKPKDGGPKIDNRADIYSLAIVIYELISGRLPFEGDSLHEIASQHLFSPAPLLHEEKSNVSSVFSEVLAKAMSKDRSLRPATCLDFIQELTAATFSTNPLDPQVNNITEAEAEAEAETAKIQAGVAITGAKTVPTEVKLGIDVKVDLEYFDTELVTVDATGQIMNRRCVQSQSFIQELPNDIILEMVWIPEGSFLMGSPEVELKRSKDEDPQHLVKLHPFFISKYSITQAQWYAVSLLPTISRPLNPDPSNFKDESRPVENVSWEDCQEFCLRLSQQTGRSYSLPSEAQWEYAARAGTTTAFHFGETITTDLANYNGLFRYGSGPRGVNRNETLPVGSLGVANNFGLYDMHGNVWEWCQDAWHDNYLGAPTDGSAWETDAVDNRKVMRGGSWYSQSNLCRSAARAGSWPNGNNDFLGFRVVLNFSSVIKSGNTANLTLQWPYKTRY
- a CDS encoding cytochrome C, which codes for MNKVQLIKLIIICVFASVVLYQSHKVEAQEPVQLPKHAPAKTDGQSLVVQLCDGETNLEVKGVGPNERLDPEKAQTVSNQLMAQWLAKQPKEVAEAWLKESLNARTEAKTTTQENKASTTGQEQVVDFTSRDYKSWERELAKEIAYGDQIFHDDKLLGSTNGVSCAMCHPHAANTHPETYPKFQIQLRRVALLRDMINWCIENPSRGAKLHPDDPKMRAIEAYILAQRKGVVIEPGKH
- a CDS encoding metallophosphoesterase, producing the protein MIPLKWEKRLQEYLKERENWLKELYQTGSTWEGRRKFLKMSAMAAGFAATQSFVPHSFQLVDVVNAATPDSKQQAFTFAYISDSHLYEKTLNERFVRQLERAVADINALDPQPDFVLYGGDLAQLGQPGELKLGAQILKQVKAPLKMMVGEHDWFLDMGDLWKELFGKHYYSFDHKGVHFITLMSVNEKDFWTAKNLSPMQRMQIVSGLDDGRQSAFEVGVEEREWLARDLANIPKTTPIVVFSHSPLYKLYRPWNFWTDDADEIQALLQPFQTVTVVHGHTHQVLTNRIGNIHFHGMLSTAWPWPYAPQGLPKLTMQMNRPDPFNQTEGLGDGIIDVLGNGRVNKRYDLWNRNPMSVTAKYLDSNGQEDLPAKTSLPSY
- a CDS encoding citrate synthase/methylcitrate synthase, which gives rise to MGLNNIDVMQTILSKVDGRQGSLIIRGLPIEKLAKSEGLESMAVRLWQDFTPEQNTVETVILALGQARKRAFEILPTIIKATSHLSTIEALRLAIASLSDDEKILHHYLVTGAIPVFLAAITRNKQGLSLIAPNENLTQAEDFLRMLNGTDKANKLLAQALDKYLVTVCEHGMNASTFTARVITSTRAGLISAVIGAISALKGPLHGGAPGPVLDMLDNIGTEENIDNWINNELSKGKRLMGFGHRIYQVRDPRADVLKKVVAELRENGNSRLDFAEKVEKQALQILARHKPEKPLHTNVEFYTALVLEAVGLQRELFTSVFAMGRVIGWIAHIFEQEKTGRLIRPESEYIGLMQEQVANKTVA
- a CDS encoding amidohydrolase, with product MKKTLLILAILFVFSQNSYAQQNLDQLINQELPTLVTTYKNLHASPELSHKEEKTSSFIASELKKLGYEVTERVGKYDQAGLTSYGIVALLKNGNGPKVLIRTDMDGLPIDEKTNLPYASKVKTKNDVGEEVAVMHGCGHDIHMTTFLGTAKMLATLKNQWKGTVILIGQPAEERGTGAKAMLKDELYTKFPKPDYVLALHDNANLAAGKVGYCEGYALANVNSVNITVRGVGGHGAYPQTTKDPIVIASQIVLALQTIVSRENSPLDPAVVTVGSISGGTKHNIIPDEVKLQLTVRTYKEEVRQKVLSAIERISQGIAIAAGLPKDRLPIVEVVETEFTPATYNNPVLTKRIVGVFEQTLGKENVVATDPVMGGEDFGRFSLNQEIPGFIFWLGAVDPVLIEKSQKQSTPLPSLHSSQFAPLAEPTIFTGVKAMTSAALELLK
- a CDS encoding helix-turn-helix domain-containing protein, which gives rise to MSNKVYLTAKEAAKELGVSVTTLYAYVSRGLIRSESTETSHQHRYNQEDILALKTRKQVRQDPTKAAEMALDWGSPVMTSEICLVSDGNL
- a CDS encoding citrate synthase, with translation MNVLDLATQNSLEEVASLIWLDDISATFAKERNNVYLEHLQEIHQKFANLSLIEIFQVLIPLAAKFDIAAYDLRPAGVASTGAQILRLMVNIITQGKEPAKNLASTLQKSWAENNKKAAQLINAALIVCADHELNASTFTARCVASTGVNPYLVVTAGLAALQGYKHGGQGEQVELLLLQARSLDNVTSILVDRLRRGEKIPGFGHSLYPQGDPRSKLLIKLAEEFAPKSKAIILVQTLVKEVFDLTGESPNLDMGLATISQVLNLPIGTAITLFAMGRVVGWLGHAIEQYKSNQLIRPRAKYVGREPTLKN